From Diaminobutyricibacter sp. McL0608, one genomic window encodes:
- a CDS encoding ABC transporter ATP-binding protein, with protein sequence MTTTTSIAPAIRVDGLTKRFGSFTAVDDVSFTVKPNRIYGLLGRNGAGKTTIMQLLTGQDFATRGEIAVFGEKPAENARILQNVCFIKESQRYPDDYMPKHVFRAAPWFFENWDAEFADRLIDDFRLPLNRRIKKLSRGQLSAVGVIVGLASRAPLTFFDEPYLGLDAVARQNFYDRLLEDYSEHPRTVVLSTHLIDEVANLLEHVLVIDQGRIIIDDEADAVRGSATTVVGSRTAVDAFAVGREVLHREGIGGLASVTLGALSRSERAEALAAGLELSPVSLQQLIVRKTNVQATEFEQSA encoded by the coding sequence ATGACCACCACCACCTCCATCGCCCCGGCCATCCGTGTCGACGGACTCACCAAGCGTTTCGGTTCGTTCACGGCTGTCGACGACGTCAGCTTCACCGTGAAACCGAACCGCATCTACGGCCTCCTCGGCCGCAACGGCGCCGGCAAGACCACGATCATGCAGCTGCTCACCGGCCAGGACTTCGCAACCCGCGGCGAGATCGCCGTCTTCGGGGAGAAGCCGGCCGAGAACGCGCGGATCCTGCAGAACGTGTGCTTCATCAAAGAGAGCCAGCGGTACCCCGACGACTACATGCCCAAGCACGTGTTCCGCGCCGCACCCTGGTTCTTCGAGAACTGGGACGCCGAATTCGCCGACCGCCTCATCGACGACTTCCGACTCCCGCTGAACCGGCGCATCAAGAAGCTGTCGCGAGGCCAGCTGTCGGCGGTGGGCGTGATCGTGGGCCTCGCGTCCCGGGCACCGCTCACGTTCTTCGACGAGCCGTACCTGGGGCTGGATGCCGTGGCCAGGCAGAACTTCTACGACCGCCTCCTCGAGGACTACTCCGAGCATCCGCGCACGGTCGTGCTCTCGACGCACCTGATCGACGAAGTCGCGAATCTGCTCGAACACGTGCTCGTCATCGATCAGGGGCGCATCATCATCGACGACGAGGCAGACGCTGTCCGCGGATCGGCGACGACGGTCGTCGGATCGCGCACCGCCGTCGACGCGTTCGCCGTCGGTCGCGAAGTGCTGCACCGTGAAGGTATCGGCGGTCTCGCATCCGTCACACTCGGCGCGCTGAGCCGCAGCGAGCGCGCGGAAGCCCTCGCTGCGGGACTCGAACTCTCACCTGTGTCACTGCAGCAACTCATCGTCCGCAAGACCAACGTCCAGGCGACAGAATTCGAGCAGAGCGCATGA